A region of the uncultured Fretibacterium sp. genome:
CTCCGGGGCCAGCTGACGGTTCATCAGGGCCATCTGGAACTCGTACTCGAAGTCGGACATGGCGCGCAGCCCGCGGATGATGGCACGCGCCTTCTCCTGCCTCAGGTAGTCGACCAGCAGGCCCGTGAAGTGGCCGACCGTGACGTTGGGCAGATAGCTCAGTGCCTCGCGCGCCATGGCGTGCCGCTCCTCGACGCTGAACGTGGAACGTTTCTGGGGGTTTACCAGGATGCTGACCCGCACCTCGTCGAAGATCGCGGCGGCGCGTTCGGCAATGTAGATGTGCCCGTTGGTGATCGGGTCGAACGAGCCGGGGTAGACGGCCCGGACGGCGCGTTTCATTCGCCCACCTCTCCTTCTTGCTGCGGTACGCCCTCCCGCGCTTCGGCCTCCCGAACGGCGTGCAGGGGGCTCAGGAACGTCAGTATCGTCTCCCCGTACTCCCGGTCGGAGCCGACCTGCCATTCCAACGGGACGGTCAGAGGCTCCCGAGACGCATGCTCCACGACCATGACGCCGTCCGGCGCGAGGAGCTCCGAAAGACCTCCGACATCCAGCAGCGCCGCCCCCCACCCCTCGTGGTAGGGGGGGTCGGCGAACACGACATCGAAGACCCGTTTCCGCCTGCGCAGCCAGGCGACGGCCCTCCGCAGCTCGAGGTCCAGGACCTCCGCTCCGCCCGAGGCCGTGTGCGGCACGGAGCGCTCGATTGCCTGGGCCCTTGCGCGGACCGATTCCACGAAGACCACGGAGGCCGCGCCTCGGCGCAGCGCCTCGAGCCCGACGCGGCCCGTCCCCGCGAAGAGGTCGAGGAACCTCGCGCCCTCCAGGGACCCGACGGCGCCGCGCATGGAGTCCAGGATGCTGAACAGGGCCAGGAGGACCCGGCCGGAGGTGGGGCGGACCTCCTTCAAGGGGCTGGCGCCGCGTTTCCGTCCGGGGCCAGGCGCCGTGCGAGGTCCTCGGCGGCGCATCGCACGGCGGGGGTCAGAAAGGCATTTGCCGTCCCGTCCAGCTGGACCAGCGTTCCGCCGCCGCGCTCGGAGACCCTGAGGTAGTAACGCTGCTCGAACTCGTCGTCGGTGGAGAAGGTGTCGACCAGGAAACACGGAGCCCCGCCCAGCCCGACGTAATGGCGGCCGAACGCCCACCGGGCGTCGCCCCTGCGTCCGCTCTCCCCCTCGAGCGCCGCGATCCTCTCCTCGTTCGGGGGATATTCCGTCCTGATGTGCATCTCCGAATCCCTCCAGGTCCGTCGTTCGACGGTGAAGTCCCGTGTCTTGGCGAAG
Encoded here:
- a CDS encoding RsmD family RNA methyltransferase codes for the protein MKEVRPTSGRVLLALFSILDSMRGAVGSLEGARFLDLFAGTGRVGLEALRRGAASVVFVESVRARAQAIERSVPHTASGGAEVLDLELRRAVAWLRRRKRVFDVVFADPPYHEGWGAALLDVGGLSELLAPDGVMVVEHASREPLTVPLEWQVGSDREYGETILTFLSPLHAVREAEAREGVPQQEGEVGE
- the coaD gene encoding pantetheine-phosphate adenylyltransferase, with the translated sequence MKRAVRAVYPGSFDPITNGHIYIAERAAAIFDEVRVSILVNPQKRSTFSVEERHAMAREALSYLPNVTVGHFTGLLVDYLRQEKARAIIRGLRAMSDFEYEFQMALMNRQLAPEIETFFIVTDPKYSYLSSSVIRDIFQFGGTVHDMVPPGVFRRLRERFPPALAPRGDGHV